TGATGTGTGCCAGACTGCATGGGATCAGGGTGATGTGTGCCAGACTGCATGGGATCAGGGTGATGTGTTTCCAGAGGTGACTGCAGAGGAGGACTCCCGTCTTGTTCTAAGAGAAGAGAAAGGGACAAGAGAAAGATACTGTTTCTGCTGTCGTGGCTGCGTTGTTTACTTCTGCTACTgctttcacaaaaaaaactgtgatgTGCTGTACAAcccaaaaactgaaaaaaagaaagcacaGACTGATGCTGGAGGATTTGATTTTGCACAAGATTGTCATGAAAGGCATGCAGTGTTAAAGTTTTCAAACACTAGTCAATACACTCGGTTAGGAAGGAAGTTCAGCATGAATTCTTACCCATTAAATATAAGCCAACAGCaaacagctggttagcttagctcaaagactggaaatggggaAACAGCTATCCTGGCTCTGTcaccagcacctttaaagttcaCTGATTAATACGATAATGACTATATCTTGGTTCTgagcagttgccaggcaaccagaaGAGACGCCAGGAAGTTACTAGTCGCGGCCCTAATAAATAACCTGGCACAAAACAGTTAATTGTTTTTACACTGCAGGTTTTGTATggatttaataaaacaaatataacttGTTAATTTGTaagttttagaggtgctggtggattttgaaaaaaagtgtaTTCCACAAATGTCCTTAACTTTTGCTTTCACCAAAATGGTACATGGATCTGCAGTTTGAAATGTAATCACTGTAAGATGAAATGCTACCACAAATACTCTTAGtgataatattaaataaataataataataatacagccatattatagggctgcaactaactattattttcattgttgattattttctcgattaattgattagttgtttggtctaaaaaatgtcagaaaatggtgaaaaatgtcgatcagtttttcccaaagcccaagatgacgtcctcaaatgtcttattttgtccacaactcaaagatattcagtttactgtcatagaggagcaaagaaaccagaaaatattcccatttaaaaagctggaatcagagaatttagactttcttttcttaaaaaaattactcaaaaccaattaatcgattatcaaattagttggcgattaatttaatagttgacaactacagacgtaggcaaagttgttggtaacgttccgttaaagagagaaaaacccacaatggtcactgaaataacttgaaactgacaaaagtaataataaataaaaattcactgaaaatgaaccagtcctggccagtttcattagtttgttttttaaaatgattctgctgaaccataattcaaaaacaatatctgattttcattagttcattttcagtaaatttttatttattattacttttgtcagtttcaagttatttcagtgaccattgtgggtttttctctctttaacggaacgttaccaacaactttgcctacgtctgtaatcgaaaaaaactaaactgttgCAGCTCTACCATATTATCTGTTATTTCATGATTGATCATTACTGGTGGTGTCGTTTAACCTGTGGCTATGTACAGATTTAATTTTGCAGTGtcttttaattgattttaataAATACACCAAGCAAAGTGTTAAAGTATTCAAGCATCAGAAGGTAGAATCAAAAAGCTACAACTGTGTTAGTAACGGTTTTGCTCATACCAATCATCATCTCCACACCTGTTAGATTTCATGTTCAGTAGAGCAGACTACTGTACATGAGCATGCAGTAGAAGCCGCCCACAACCCCGCGGGATAAAAGTTCAACAATTTCATAGATGTTGCCTGACATCTATCTAGACAGCATCTTCCCCACTGATTTCCTACAttgcaaaacaaaaatagaGAGGCCAACACAGAGCTCTGTGACGAAGGGAGAGCGATTTGTTGGAGGAGGATTTCAGCTGGATGGGACAGCGAGGAGAGCCATGACTCACCAGCTGCCTCTCCATACAGGCCATTCATTGGCTCCAGGCCTTCACCCTGTCCCATGTCAGAGGACATGGGTGACATAGCCTCCAGTTTGTTCCTACATGACCAATGACAAACAGTCATTACAACCAGTTGCTCATGACATAATAACGGGCGTGGGTGCACTACTTCTTAGCTGAAGCAAGTGCATTTTTAGTTTGTAGTTGTTGTTTCTGTATAAAGAGCACATTTAGAATATAAAGGACAATTTAATATTAATAGCAAGATACTGTAAACCAgcctggagaaaaaaaataatatacttACTCCTTTGACACAAACATCAGCTTGGTTTTGATGTACTTTATGTAAGGACTGTCATCTGAAAAGAGAATGAGTTTAGATATGAATGTGTCATATTCCTCCCCCCAACACTATCAATACAGTGTAATTGTACCCATGACTACTGCAAGGCAAAACACCATTCAGATAGAATtatccaaaaccaaaaacatccaaaaaaaatcccaaatcaGCAAAAACATTTGACGCCCTTACTTCCACTCTTCTCATTGTAGTATTTTCTGAAAGCGTCTTCCTTAGGGGTGTTTGGATACAGGTAGATCAGAGGATTTTCTGGGATATTTTCAGCTTCCAAGATCTGGAAATTCCTGATGATTTCATGGAAGGGGATCTGGCAGAGGTCGACTTTGGTGAAGGGCGTGACTGTCTTTACATCAGGCTTGCCTACAATAGACAGAGGATGATCATATTGGATATTTGTATTCGTCTACCATGTTAAcaatttcaaaatattttttataaatcatTATGACATAAAAATATCTCACCATTTAAGGTGATTTCCACCCAGGAGAAGGTGATTCCTCCAATGATACTGTCACTGAAGCGCAACAAGAACGTGCCTCTCTGTTTCTTCGTCAAGAGGGACTTCTCTTTGGCTTTGCTCACAAAGCCCATGATGAGGCTACAGCACAGATAAAAAGTCTTATATAAAACAAGAAACATCTCCCATTTGCCAGGAATTAAAGGCATGAGCTAAACTGCTGTGTATTAAACCCGGATTAGACTCAAACATACCCATCCCTCCACAGGTCTTCGAGGTATGTTTTCACCATAACCAAGATGCCATCAAACCACACCCAGAAAGTGTCAGGAGCATTTTCCTGTAACAAAAGTTCATCAACTCTcacctacagtatattcataaacaataaaaacaaacaagatttaAGAATCCACAGCCTCGCTAGGGGCTCTGTGAAGCTGTAATGCTCAATGTAAAGGAAACCAAATTGTACGATGGATAAAAGTTGAGGTGCACAGCTTGTTTTTGATCCTAATCAGTCACAATGAAACAACTGTTAAAATGGTAGTGGTTGATATGGAAGTAGCTGTAGTTAACATGGTCACAATgtcaacatgctgatgtttagcaggtaatgTTAATCATGTTCAAAACCTAAGTTTACCATGTTTGGTAGCTGACAACACAAAATACATGATGGTAATGTTAttagttttacagatatttggtcataaaccaaaatattgaaaaaactCACATTTTGACCTGACGGTGGCGCAAGAGGAAAAAAATCAGGGGATCACTAATATAGCGAAAATTCATAGTAGAGTgttgcaggaatgagtcctaaaacctggaaatgagtgaGCATTTAAGCAAttccggttcccttgtctggaagtcaatgggttttttgaatgtgtttttagttagaagcctgaaataagatctgtggttcacacaagcttaagaaattttaacgttttgttctacgatataaaatacgttagtaaatatcccactcgttaattttgaagcttttacacgtcttaaaaataaagaaggcggttgctaacaagtggctaaatgagactactaaacgccatcacgccaactcgtccgcctttacagcctcgttgtttatacccacacgttcatgcgaccgtggtgtagtttgtctATAACCttatgttagctttttacttctggcaattgcattcacacttcaaaaatcataaaagtggtattcatttgtgaagattatcttcctgaacaaaacgtgtaaatatcataaacgtttgtttgtcacagagcttattttctgcaataatctaaactccaatggaaaaaaatcacattgtctttttgtcgagggaacccagggcgatactaacttccgggttggcctacaaaaatatgtcatccctgcagctctttatggaaatccatccaatagttgtcaacATTTCACTCAAGTGATGCCAGAGGGAAAATTCAGGGAATCACCAAAATTGAGATATTTTGAGTCGAGTGGTTAGGATTAAGGTTAATCCCTCAAACCAGTATTCCGTATTCTTACCTTgctaaacttggaccaagctacTTTGCAGGTGTCATAGTTCTTCTGCCTTCCTGCGGGGATAGAAAATAAATGATACATTATGCAACTCTCACTCACTGATATAATCTATAAAAACATGCATACAAGCCATGAAGGACGCTGAATTATAGCTTGCAATCCTTTGTATCATAATCTGACAAATCAATATTAACTGTGCACAAGTCCTGCTGGGTGTCAACAGTTGTCGTAAATCTGTTGAAGTTGTGAGAGTGAAATTACGCTTTTCAGTTTGACACTAATGTGTCTTATTTAGTGTTTGCTTTGAAAAACTGAATAAAGAGATTTTTTAGTTTTGGGCATCCTTTGTTAGATCAGGGGAGATGATGGTCAAAGAGTACCAATTTACCACCTTCCCCACTGTTTAGTTGGGCATAATATGTATGGTCAACTCTATTCTTATCAGAAACTGGACAAATAAAATAGGAAAACACCTACCAACTGATGCAGGGATTATTTTGGTTATTCAGTGAAAGTATACATATCCTTGCAAATGGCATTAAAAAAGCCCAAACTGCAATACAGTTAAAAGTTTTTACACCATGTTTCTAGAGCTTAGAAGTGTTGCTGAGTTACTTCAgttattttatctttaaatgttaatttaatCAGTCTTAAAGATGCAGTTTAGTAACTTGTGTTAAAATCGGACCAAGGTGTTTACTGATATTATGTTTGACTCACAGATGAATGAATTCAACCCTATTTATATACAGAACAACCACACAAATAAGCAAAGACAAGCAACTGAAGCTGAACGTAGAAGCAGTATTTACCAAACAGTCTGTGTGCGATCATTTCCAGCTGAGCCTCATTCAGACCCCGTTTAGTGGCAGAGAGAAACTGCCAGCTCAACATCTCTCCAAACTGCGGCCAAGTGGATGCGGGAGAGTTGGCAAGGAATGCGACGTCCTGGAGAAACagacacatatatacacaattCAACCTTCTAATAGTACAGCCAAACTGATACATGGTGTGTGTTAGTCTCTCGGGGATCTCTCACCTTGATGTCTGTACTGAGCAGGTTGAACCAGAGGACAGACGCCCAGGCGCTCTGCTGCTGGCTGGAGTTGGAGATGATGATCACCGGGATGGAGGAGGCCTAGGTTGGgtgccagtaaaaaaaaatacttttatttaggTCCATAATcaagacaataaaaacaatgatatATGCTTAATTTTTGATACAGAGCACATGCAGATTaattttttgaatttttataACAATAAAGGATGCAGAAGAAACTCCACCTGCAACTCAACTGACACGCCCTTCAGCTCAAATACAGTGTCGAAGCAGATGATGTGCAGCTCCTCTGTAACACTGAGAGAAATCTGtcaacaccaaaacacacagatCATTATTTGATTGCTCACATTTTCTTGAATTATGACTTACTAAGTAAAACTGTAAACAAAGATGGTATCTTCAGGATAGGACACCACCTACTGGACAGACAGCGGATCTCTTTCTCGAACAGACTGATTCAGCTTCGCTGTCACGAGGACCAATACAGGAAATCTTTCCTGCCCAAAGCAATAACTCCCTTCAACATCTCACCTCACCTCTGTCTAACAGAGAACTCTCAACTCTATAGTTTCCGtctcaaccagactccattctgTTTTAGTCCTGTATTAATCTTGCACATGTGGAATTTGTACATTGGTTTAATACCACtactttaaaacaaaattgtaatttgtatactttgctaatgtatatagtatgttattgttattctatgttcatattttatatcttctaatatattctatatattgtgtatactatagatattatctctagtgttgatatgtacggtatttttactgtgtatttactgttcctgtgcattgcctggataacctgctgctgtaacacaagaatttcccaatttgggatcaataaagtacatcatccatccatccatccatccatccatccatccatccatccatccatccatccatccattgcCAAAGTCAACTCACATCACTGACTCCTTTGCCGCCACCTCCAGACTTCTGTTCCTTCAGAGTCTGCAGACAAATAACAGTATGCAAAATTAGTCAAACAACAATATTACCACCCGAGATTAAAGACTGATTATTTAAAACTTTCGTCTTTTAATCACTCCAGTTTAGTTGATGGAGTCTGTTTTATGTGTCTACTTTACAACATCGACAGTTAAGTATGTGACAGGATTTATCCTTCAGATGTTGAAAATTATTAAAGGCTTTATATCTaattgttgataagagtttccTCAGATGTCATTTAATATTTCTTCTCTTTTCAAATCCTTATCACTTACAAGATGTCTGAAGTCTGCCACCATGCCTCCACTCTGGCTCTCTGCCATGTTCAAGGCCTTGCTGTTGGTCCCCAGAACATTAAAACGCCGATATCTACAAACATACCagtattagtaaaaaaaataaaaattcacatCAGATGGTAAAGTTTAATACAGTTCTTCTAAAATTACCGCTTGATATGGAAGCTAAagttatataaaacaaatactCACCCTTTGATCTGAGGAGCCTCCCTAATTTCAAGGGGGAGAAAAACAGAGCAGTGACCACAGGGCGGCAACAAAACATCGTCGTCTATTGTTTGAAGTCAAGAACTAAAGGCTGCGTGTTCGCTGTGTGAAGTGAAAGTAACTCAAACTAAAGGAGTAATCTCACCTGTCCATGGATACATTCACTTTCATGGAGTGGTTCAGCTCAGGAAACTTAACAAGAAGCctaaaaatattaaatcagGTGTAAGATTTTAGAAATATTAAAGAGAGAAGGAGTAGGATTTGTCAGTTGTGGTTAGATTCAAAGTTGGCCTCTCCTCCCTCCGGCTCAACGACAACAGAAGCACACATGCTTGACAAGTGAAAGCCAACCCCAGATTCACTCTCATTTTGGAACGCGCTTTGTCCACTTGGCGTTTCGCCTCgctatatttgtatttttttctaaactAATACATATAGATTACGTGACACATAaacatgtactaaaagtaaatgCAAATAAATGCATAGCATCCAGCCATTGACTGCCTGGAGTGGCACACTGACCTGGTCTTGACAGAGAACTGGACGTTTGTGCGGAGCACCAGCGGTCCTTTCCCCTGAGGCATGGATGGCTGAGTCTCTACCACTAAGGAACTTcaagaaacaataaaacaataatgtcAGGGAATTTCACAAAGAAATCATAAGAGAGCATGAGAGTGCAAGAAAGTGTGTGCTAAAAGAGAGACCTCCTGAGTAAGTCTTTTAGAAGagtatctgctctcctctgcatTGCGGGTCTTTGGGCCTTCACAGGATCGTTTGCATAGGTCACTTTTCCTGCCAGCTCCTCCAGCTTCCCAAGAAACTCGCGCACCTGGAATAGACACACTGCCACACAGGTGAACCTACAAAACAAGAGGAAAAGAGCAAAAGTGATGAAGTCtcagaaaatgaaataaagaagAACAAAACACCAACATAAGAAGACCTTGAATGTGATAATAGTGGTGGTGGGATTAGGGAAGTCTCAAATTCCACCTATAAAACAGCAGCGTTTTCTCCAGCCTATCACTTCATTTACAGAAGCATTATTGATATAACTCTTACAGTAAACACCAAAGATTAAAACAAATTGAAACAGATGGAGATGAGTATACCATTTCTCCAGCTGATCCAGACAAACATTGTCTGGAGCGCCAATGCAGgctttctgctgcctcctcTGCCACTCCACCAGCTCTTTCTTCACCAATATGTCGATCAGCTCATCAATCCTGTCCAGGATCTTATTTAGGTCTGCCAGTGTGCTCTAAGAAGGTGATTGTAtgagacaaaacaaaattaGAAAAAGATTTGGACTGAAGAGATGGAGGTGTTAGTAAGAATATTAATAACTCCATACCTTTCTACATTCATCCAGTCTGTTGATAAGTAACTGAAAAACTTTCTGTTGTTCCTTCCTCTGCGCCTCATCTACAGCAGCTGCATAATATTTTCCACAGTGGGATCACAGTTTCCATGTAAGAcagaccaaaacaaaacaagaaccTTTAGCTGTGATTCAGGCCTCTTTATTACTCATCCTCAGAGAACATTGTCACAACATGCAAATATAACCACAACATTTTAATCTGCTTACCTTCCATCTTGTGGGTTTGGTATTTAAAATCAAACTCGTCTTGCTGCTCCTCCAGACATATCAATGTATGTTCCATGCACTATATCCCAAAAATCCAGAGAAAAACAATAATGCACAAAGTGTAATATCTTTCAACTACAAAGCACAACATGAAGACATAAAGCAACATAATCTGCACCTGCACTTCATTCCTGAGGCCAGCCAGTTTACGTTCAAGGTCCTGCTGGCTGCTCGTTTCCATGGCTTCATGCTCTACATGCAAACACTGGACCTGAGACAAAGGgagtaggagtaggaggagCAGGTATAGAGATTAAGAGTCTTCCACATGTGATACTGGGTGATACTGTTGCAGAAAACAATATCAGAGCTTGATGGAAAATCTTTGCTTTTTAGCCCACACACTGTACAGACAGTGTGTGACAAAATGTATAATGGAAATTCACACTGGACACCAAGAACATAATAAACTtgcttttaaatatttaaaagttatgaattaaagctgaagtggagcaaatatgatttaaaaaagttatttttataaaacggtcactatatactgacagtagtgcatgagaaaggtaatctgaaaaaaaaattgtgcctctgtgtgctccgctgctcctaatggcatctctaagatttcacagaccggcggaaaacaaccaatcacagccgagctggagcctgccgtctctgagcagctgtcaatctctcacgaactccgatcaaacggtcaaactaggcagcgctgatcaaatatgaatgaatattctgttactgtaatgcctatttctctcctcaaatgttttcagaaacatcttgtagtgtactgtttatctgtaaaatgagaaagtttgtgacccggcagccatgttgagatctgctgaggaaataccaagcaccgcccaccagccggagcaaattttctcattttacagctacacagtacactacaagatgtttctgaaaacatttgaggcgagaaataggcattacggtaacagaatattgattcatagccaataggaacgctctcagaacacttgaattacagtatgctgaaaggttattatggattttttgcccactgatgccaaaaacattctgcctactgctggtTTAAGTTACAGGACTGCAGACACACGCACATCCCCGTTTGGTGGCTGACCATTCAGTCTTATGGAAAAAAACAGCCAAAACATGGCGATGAATTAAATGACAATATGATAAattatctgtttttaaaaataccaGGTGACAACTGCCATTTTCTAGACTAGAGCAATGTGTGTAATTGTTTTCATGTGCAAGCTGTTTTCATACGGGCAGCAGGGTGTGTCCCATCCATTACATGAGTCAATAAGTACAAATGTTGTCCTAACCTGTTTAGGCAGATCAGCATTATCAAGGATTTCCTTCTCTTTTCCCAAAAACCACAGGATTGTGTTTGCCAAGACACACGGTTCATCCAGGTACCTCTGTCAGGGGAGAGAAGTCAGAAGGAtatcagggatgcaccgataccaatactggatcagatattgggccgatactgactcaaacagctggatcaggtatcggtgaCAGTGGGGACAAtatcaattctatgtttatttaCTATCTACATTATATACCcaaatttgaattcctgtttacattttgaccaattttttgctgcattaaaaagttttacacttgaattgtaattcctgttaattttgaaggttTTAATAACCAAgctgctggtgtacgatttattatttgaataattaCAATTAGTAAATGTatgtctatgtatttatttgttacattttgttttacaaagttaggaaagcaatgtttaagtccagcctgatgttgccttacacataaaagaatgatcccagtcacttccacacactgaggcatacagcttattaattaaacactggtatcggatcggtactcgataTCAGCCGATACGCAAAacccaggtattgctatcgggactgaaaaagtcggatcggtgcatccctaatggaTATCAGAGTCATATCAACAGTTTTccagtttaaaataaatgtgtcaccCAATGGTGTTTTTACTTTCCACAAATCACACCCAGACAAACCTGAAAGTTCTGTTTATAGCGTCTAATATTGTGCTGGAGTAGGAATGCCTCCTCCTGCACAAAGCGGCTGTGTTGGATATCCAGATTCTCCAGCAGGACCTGGAACAGCACCCTAGCTAAGTCGTGGTCCCGTGCTGCTCGTTGCCtgaagaacaaaaacacaagatacAAAATAGCAGAGTATTTTACAAACAGGGTCATTAAAATCCTTGAATGATAATATATTGTGGGTCGAGGGGAGGTCAAATGAGATGAGAGTGCAGCCTTTACCATTCCTGCTTCTCTATCCAGGCTGACAGGTAGTGCCTCACATCCATAGGCAGAGCATCCCTGTCATAGAGCTCATGTAGCTGCTGTGTGTATGCAGCAGGTAGCTGCCTCAGTCTGTCCCACTGAGCCATCCTAAGGTTGATCAGGGGAAAAACAccaacatgcacacaaacaacaaagataagataagatgaacctttattaatcccaggtgtcaaagcagcaaacatcagcaaacagagtgaaacacaggagaggtaaaggtatataaaaattataaaaacaataatagagctataaaagatacagagtgaatgggtgaacatagtgtgtgcagtgtaGCTGTATAGTATGAGTGTCACCAAAAGACCAGCGCCATTACATGTAAATATGACGGATTCATACAGTCCTGTCTGTAATCAACAGTTGAAGGAGCAAAGTGCAAACTCTTAAGACAAGAAATGACCTGTGAGCTGTGACTGTAAAGAACATGCAGTTTAATATGACTGCAAACTGTGTTATTATCTTTAGAACAAGACATTGGAAGTTGACACCGAGTAACGTAAGTAATGTTGTAACTGTATGTTAGCTTGTCTTGGATAGACTGTCAGTCAGTAACAACGCATTTACTCACCTAACTTTATGTTGTCAGTCAGAGTCCTCTTATAAATGTAAGTTattaacgttaactagcttCAACTGGTAACCTAGCaccaagctaacgttagctccaGCTTAGCTCTCGTTTCTCTCTAGCTGTGGCTGTTGTCGGACGTtggtaaaacaaaacaacactcaAGCAGGTAGGCGTGTGAACATTtcctaaaatattttttactcATCTTTCTGTTTTCATTGGATATCTTCTTATCCCGCCCCTAGTGGCTGTTTTCAAGCTAACCACGGGTGCCATTTTGGCTCTGACAAAACAGCCGTTAAGGCAGTTTAAGAGCCGGAATGTCTGATCACGTCACACGCAGTTTCCTTGTGAGGTCAGAAGCTAACAGCTCATTGGTCGAGAGCGACAGAGAGCAGCACGCGCTGTTTGGTAGGCATGCACGTCAGTCTGACGCGAGGGGGCGTGGTCAACACATCCATGGGCGTGGAGAAGGGAATCGAAACTTACGGCCGCGTCTGATAGATTTCCCGAGAAATGAGATTGTGAAAGTGATGAAGCATGTGACGCACTCAGTGACGTAGCACTGAATGCTTGGGCCAGAGGCAGTctctaaaaattaaaaattaaaaaggcaTGACATAACTGGGGGTTCAAGCGCCAgttcaagtccccgcatggaccaagtactgagtgtgaactggttGCTGGAGAAATGCTAGTTTGCCTCTTGAccaaggcaccaaacccccaaacccccaactgctaGGGTTCTGTTAGGGGCAgccccctcgctctgacatctctctcaTTAACGCATGTATATAAGTCCtgtttgtacatgtgtgtgtgtgtcctgtatataacagagtgaaaaaaatgaatttcccctcagggattaataaagtgcctttcttcttcttctaaagTTAAGTTCTTATTTCTTAGACCTTAATATTGAGAGAGACTTACTATACCACACAATGAAAAACGACTGAACAAGACTTGAATAGAATTGTATATTTAGCCTAATATGTTACCATTTCAGTCCTTTAaactgttataataataataataataataataataataataataataataatagtaataacaataataataatatgcccTCATTGGGTTGTGAAAAGAAATACTAATGCCTTGATTTAAGTATAGCCACATCTGGCACATTTCATATTAAGGTTAATTTTGCATTATTCCTCCACTTCTTCATCAACACAAAGCTCTCTTCACCTCCATCATCCTCGGGATCGGGCTCATTCACATAAACGGAGGAgtgaaaataactctggatttggcaaTTAGTGCATTCAACAAGTTTTAGAACCTAAAATTGATTTAAATGGGGCTActgaaagcagcagtgggtagaattggagcatatatgattaaaaatatatatatttataaaacggtcactatatcctgatagtagtgcatgagaaaggtaatctgaaaaataatcatgttcctctgtgtcctccggtgtcctcctaatggcatctgcaagatttcacagaccggaggaaaacaaccaattagagccAAGCCGGAGCCTGCCCTCtctgcagctgtcaatcactcgtaaactccgatcaaacggtcaaactaggcagcgctgatcaaatataaataaatattctgttactgtaatgtctatttctcaactcaaatgttttcagaaacatcttgtagtgtactgtttagctgtgaaataagGAAGTTTGTGACcagacagccatgttgagatcagttgaggaaacaccaagcaccgcccaccaaccggagcacagccaataggaacgctctctatctctgaaatgacctgtgattggccaaagtcttctgtcatatgctagatgttttaaagcctgaaaacagagccatgatgaggtgcagaagtctagtttcctctcagaacacttgaattacaatatgctgtaaggttattatggaatcttttgccaaatgatgccaaaaacggtctgcctactgaagctttaagccaTGATACGATtttaatatt
This portion of the Sebastes fasciatus isolate fSebFas1 chromosome 1, fSebFas1.pri, whole genome shotgun sequence genome encodes:
- the stat2 gene encoding signal transducer and activator of transcription 2 isoform X1, whose amino-acid sequence is MAQWDRLRQLPAAYTQQLHELYDRDALPMDVRHYLSAWIEKQEWQRAARDHDLARVLFQVLLENLDIQHSRFVQEEAFLLQHNIRRYKQNFQRYLDEPCVLANTILWFLGKEKEILDNADLPKQVQCLHVEHEAMETSSQQDLERKLAGLRNEVQCMEHTLICLEEQQDEFDFKYQTHKMEAAVDEAQRKEQQKVFQLLINRLDECRKSTLADLNKILDRIDELIDILVKKELVEWQRRQQKACIGAPDNVCLDQLEKWFTCVAVCLFQVREFLGKLEELAGKVTYANDPVKAQRPAMQRRADTLLKDLLRSSLVVETQPSMPQGKGPLVLRTNVQFSVKTRLLVKFPELNHSMKVNVSMDREAPQIKGYRRFNVLGTNSKALNMAESQSGGMVADFRHLTLKEQKSGGGGKGVSDISLSVTEELHIICFDTVFELKGVSVELQASSIPVIIISNSSQQQSAWASVLWFNLLSTDIKDVAFLANSPASTWPQFGEMLSWQFLSATKRGLNEAQLEMIAHRLFGRQKNYDTCKVAWSKFSKENAPDTFWVWFDGILVMVKTYLEDLWRDGLIMGFVSKAKEKSLLTKKQRGTFLLRFSDSIIGGITFSWVEITLNGKPDVKTVTPFTKVDLCQIPFHEIIRNFQILEAENIPENPLIYLYPNTPKEDAFRKYYNEKSGNDSPYIKYIKTKLMFVSKENKLEAMSPMSSDMGQGEGLEPMNGLYGEAAGESWGSPPLQSPLETHHPDPMQSGTHHPDPMQSGTHHPDPMQSGTHHPDPMQSGTHHPDPMQSGTHHPDPMQSGTHHPDPMQSGTHHPDPMQSGTHHPDPMQSGTHHPDPMQSGTHHPDPMISGFGLNTEDDLLMYLNNPNTFTDSGIFQDEPELPDFSLQGFNGLPQQPCGSIFQ
- the stat2 gene encoding signal transducer and activator of transcription 2 isoform X2 — translated: MAQWDRLRQLPAAYTQQLHELYDRDALPMDVRHYLSAWIEKQEWQRAARDHDLARVLFQVLLENLDIQHSRFVQEEAFLLQHNIRRYKQNFQRYLDEPCVLANTILWFLGKEKEILDNADLPKQVQCLHVEHEAMETSSQQDLERKLAGLRNEVQCMEHTLICLEEQQDEFDFKYQTHKMEAAVDEAQRKEQQKVFQLLINRLDECRKSTLADLNKILDRIDELIDILVKKELVEWQRRQQKACIGAPDNVCLDQLEKWFTCVAVCLFQVREFLGKLEELAGKVTYANDPVKAQRPAMQRRADTLLKDLLRSSLVVETQPSMPQGKGPLVLRTNVQFSVKTRLLVKFPELNHSMKVNVSMDREAPQIKGYRRFNVLGTNSKALNMAESQSGGMVADFRHLTLKEQKSGGGGKGVSDISLSVTEELHIICFDTVFELKGVSVELQASSIPVIIISNSSQQQSAWASVLWFNLLSTDIKDVAFLANSPASTWPQFGEMLSWQFLSATKRGLNEAQLEMIAHRLFGRQKNYDTCKVAWSKFSKENAPDTFWVWFDGILVMVKTYLEDLWRDGLIMGFVSKAKEKSLLTKKQRGTFLLRFSDSIIGGITFSWVEITLNGKPDVKTVTPFTKVDLCQIPFHEIIRNFQILEAENIPENPLIYLYPNTPKEDAFRKYYNEKSGNDSPYIKYIKTKLMFVSKENKLEAMSPMSSDMGQGEGLEPMNGLYGEAAEQDGSPPLQSPLETHHPDPMQSGTHHPDPMQSGTHHPDPMQSGTHHPDPMQSGTHHPDPMQSGTHHPDPMQSGTHHPDPMQSGTHHPDPMQSGTHHPDPMQSGTHHPDPMQSGTHHPDPMISGFGLNTEDDLLMYLNNPNTFTDSGIFQDEPELPDFSLQGFNGLPQQPCGSIFQ